The following proteins come from a genomic window of Leishmania major strain Friedlin complete genome, chromosome 3:
- a CDS encoding conserved hypothetical protein (previous protein_id=AAM69033.1): protein MRGKGHKRLAARSFQQWQKLHYNALCDRQMPTPLHATLRLPVRRVAHQPSSCPSAPASVDMQLTTNSSAVLQWWQREYDPFLLGCDASAHRTAGPTPPATTATHVLASTRVSAHVGPPAPPLGYPDYIAIEATQHTEGVLRGETYAYHHAAAVGAVPAPPPGAAYPSPVKWIQQPLLDGFVAQRLTAHIGVTTGSLLDTRRTAMALGRQLPPVELSPFYAASALLDRWCLFGEAAAVVPSMPASSGATLDGTQQSQRPHDAAAHHLRIAELALGAGLLSNYRAVWLNGAVLSHPGTARSVLVVGPRRSGKTTLALHCLSAAAMQASSSASGDGGVRLTAAEHFFLAAGMPVRRMLDPASTRLTSPTIFACSLPHHITVGLGAVLGTLRPNPGLAAAVELPSFLQCEAGLRACLRNTDGVLWDMSKTYRVRLEDIYRASSPDISTQWAPVVVNTLAGVVLLDWNVEELASASPTPVRNAVREIPLHDGGVEELLKRAQDYMFHGHHLLRTVYDAPQDAPARLADALADEWDTAQPRSLANGTAPALHCIEGSVNFDLATQLIMSLLSERA, encoded by the coding sequence ATGCGCGGGAAGGGGCACAAGCGTCTCGCTGCACGGTCCTTCCAACAGTGGCAGAAACTCCACTACAATGCACTGTGCGACCGTCAGATGCCCACGCCGTTGCACGCGACGTTGCGACTCCCCGTGCGTCGTGTGGCGCACCAGCCGTCGTCATGTCCGTCAGCGCCGGCGTCTGTGGACATGCAGCTGACGACGAACagcagcgcggtgctgcagtggTGGCAGCGCGAGTACGACCCTTTTCTTCTTGGCTGCGATGCTAGTGCACACAGGACGGCCGGCCCAACGCCGCCAGCAACGACCGCGACGCATGTACTGGCCAGCACGCGCGTCAGTGCCCACGTTGgcccgccagcaccgccgctgggCTACCCCGATTACATCGCGATAGAGGCAACACAGCACACGGAAGGTGTCCTGCGGGGCGAGACGTACGCCTACcaccacgcagcagcggtaggGGCTGtcccggcgccgccacccggTGCGGCGTACCCTTCACCAGTGAAGTGGATCCAGCAGCCATTGCTGGACGGCttcgtcgcgcagcgcctcacTGCACACATCGGCGTGACGACCGGCTCGCTTCTCGACACCCGGCGTACGGCAATGGCACTCGGTCGTCAGCTGCCGCCCGTTGAATTATCACCGTTCTACGCGGCCAGTGCGTTGCTGGATCGGTGGTGCCTTTtcggcgaggcggcagcagtggtgccGTCCATGCCGGCGTCATCAGGCGCCACCTTGGATGGGACACAGCAGtcgcagcggccgcacgATGCGGCCGCGCATCACCTCCGCATCGCAGAGCTAGCGCTCGGGGCGGGGCTTCTGTCAAACTACCGCGCCGTGTGGCTGAACGGCGCCGTGCTCTCGCACCCCGGCACAGCCCGCTCTGTCCTTGTAGTCGGTCCCCGACGCAGCGGGAAGACTacgctggcgctgcactgcctttcggcggctgcgatgcaggcgtccagcagcgcgagcggcgacggcggtgtgcggctgacggcggcggaacACTTCTTCCTCGCAGCTGGCATGCCTGTTCGACGCATGCTAGACCCTGCCAGCACGCGGCTCACATCACCGACCATCTTCGCGTGCTCACTGCCGCACCACATCACCGTGGGTCTTGGCGCCGTGTTGGGCACCCTGCGGCCGAACCCTGGCTTGGCAGCCGCCGTGGAGCTCCCGTCCTTTCTCCAGTGCGAAGCCGGCCTACGCGCTTGCCTGCGCAACACCGACGGTGTGCTGTGGGACATGAGCAAGACGTACCGCGTGCGACTCGAAGACATCTACAGGGCATCCTCGCCTGACATCAGCACGCAGTGGGCCCCCGTCGTTGTAAACACCCTGGCAGGCGTAGTACTGCTCGACTGGAACGTGGAGGAGCTcgccagcgcgtcgccgacgccggtgcgcaaCGCAGTTCGCGAGATCCCgctgcacgacggcggcgtggaAGAGCTCCTGAAGCGGGCACAAGACTACATGTTTCACGGGCATCATCTCCTGCGCACGGTGTACGACGCACCGCAGGACGCGCCCGCACGCCTTGCAGACGCTCTTGCAGATGAGTGGGACACGGCGCAGCCCCGATCCCTCGCCAACGGCACCGCGCCAGCCCTGCACTGCATCGAGGGTTCTGTTAACTTCGACCTCGCCACGCAACTTATCATGAGCCTCCTCAGCGAACGTGCGTGA
- a CDS encoding conserved hypothetical protein (previous protein_id=AAM69032.1), with translation MSPIHRKHMEVLGLGVKGTANDASNTQRPAGALSREEEQLPRESSLTTGATAAAAAAAASGDVRHGPLPEEDDLSNATVVLAAAAETTATRPPIFGSGLRRFSDALASLPLRHLLIRGSSFASPLRITSVCLEPCHTPGAEETAAATRMTAPAHDAGANVVTLMRSLPSRTASVVMPSLRAFRERLCKMSLTQILWIILLVALVMVGNFMQIVMLNFWLISFPSDGTPGNYTAFAVPGIFFAVLFVLLLGAYTAIRRPSLRFARHAHGWVILIGVGFCDAFNSWLATYAASYTSEVLQALFSNLCPLYAVFLCKWILHDTRRYANVYIVSVFVLTICGILAASLYGLIKDHNMGEGKWWILIFFLSMPFRVLMNVWQSLYMIVYTHDPNFVLWLRMRLATAEEAAEPVSAAERGSNEVTPDTSDTFFRGGADVVAGPASPLDADCAKVASSIARYNDRTLMSGLEDEEDDKEELRNARPARHAKTKLANSVKPSSVDANDDDAVGDSTEAHEPVASDSSDGTASGGVAITPAASPDEPATSRVNEHGAVHDLSGVEDGEYLRPTATGAPPLPTRTMFTVRYNQGEDTVVKLVMLAGETVIQLCFTLCLLPADALPWWGNSETVSATLDNFAEGIRCVFTIRDNFLYCFLYTLGFVFTYVGCAYLNHYSAALCSIVTQLSSPVTALMLVIVPSWNVQVDGDSPWYYNMFAIFFLCVAALIYVMWEEMTDAEKVQAEYELKMKELRVRPSSHEAPHLVTMQG, from the coding sequence ATGTCCCCCATCCACAGAAAGCACATGGAAGTGCTCGGGCTGGGTGTGAAGGGCACAGCTAATGACGCGAGCAACACCCAGCGCCCCGCTGGCGCGCTATCGCGggaagaggagcagctgccgcgggaGTCATCCCTCACCAccggcgccacggcggcggcggcagccgccgcagcgtccgGAGACGTGCGTCATGGTCCTCTCCCGGAAGAAGACGACCTTAGCAACGCCACCGTTGtcctcgcagccgctgccgaaACAACAGCGACGAGGCCACCGATCTTCGGCAGCGGCCTTCGCAGGTTCTCCGACGCCCTGGCGTCTTtgccgctccgccacctGCTCATCAGGGGGTCCAGTTTTGCATCCCCCCTAAGGATCACGTCGGTTTGCCTGGAGCCGTGCCATACACCTGGcgcggaggagacggcggcagcgactcggATGACGGCGCCCGCACACGATGCGGGCGCCAACGTCGTCACTCTTATGCGCTCGCTGCccagccgcaccgcctctgtcgTCATGCCCTCCCTGCGCGCCTTCCGCGAGCGGCTGTGCAAGATGTCGCTCACGCAGATTCTGTGGAttatcctcctcgtcgccctcGTGATGGTCGGGAACTTCATGCAGATTGTGATGCTGAACTTCTGGCTCatctccttcccctccgATGGGACGCCTGGCAACTAcaccgccttcgccgtgCCGGGCATCTTTTTCGCCGTTCTCttcgtgctcctcctcggcgcctACACCGCGATTCGGCGgccgtcgctgcgcttcgccaggcacgcgcacggctGGGTGATCCTCATCGGTGTCGGTTTCTGCGACGCCTTCAACAGCTGGTTGGCCACGTACGCCGCGTCGTACACCtccgaggtgctgcaggcgctcttTTCAAACCTCTGCCCCCTCTACGCCGTGTTCCTCTGCAAGTGGATCCTGCACGACACGCGCCGCTACGCCAACGTCTACATCGTCTCCGTCTTTGTGCTCACCATATGCGGCATcctcgccgcctcgctctaCGGCCTCATCAAGGACCACAACATGGGCGAGGGCAAGTGGTGGATCCTCATCTTCTTCCTCTCCATGCCATTTCGCGTGCTCATGAACGTGTGGCAGTCCCTGTACATGATCGTCTACACCCACGACCCGAACTTTGTCCTGTGGCTACGCATGCGGCTGGCgaccgcggaggaggccgccgaACCGGTCTCCGCCGCGGAGAGGGGCAGCAACGAGGTCACGCCCGACACCTCCGACACATTTTTCCGGGGTGGCGCCGACGTGGTCGCTGGCCCCGCCTCGCCTCTGGACGCCGACTGTGCAAAGGTGGCATCATCGATCGCGCGCTATAACGACCGCACGTTGATGAGTGGACTcgaggacgaggaagacgacAAGGAAGAGCTGCGCAACGCGAGACCTGCAAGGCACGCCAAGACGAAGCTAGCAAACTCGGTGAAGCCCAGCTCCGTAGATGCTAACGACGATGATGCTGTGGGGGACAGCACGGAGGCGCATGAGCCGGTGGCAAGCGACAGCTCTGATGGCACTGCTAGTGGTGGTGTTGCCATCACCCCTGCAGCATCGCCAGACGAGCCCGCTACGAGTCGCGTGAATGAGCATGGTGCGGTGCATGACCTGAGTGGTGTTGAGGACGGTGAATACTTGCGTCCGACCGCGACTggtgcaccgccgctgccgacgcggACCATGTTCACGGTGCGCTACAACCAAGGCGAGGACACCGTCGTCAAGCTCGTCATGCTGGCGGGTGAGACGGTGATACAGCTGTGCTTCACGTTGTGCCTGCTCCCGGCGGAcgcgctgccgtggtggGGCAACAGCGAAACCGTCAGCGCGACTTTGGACAACTTCGCCGAGGGCATCCGCTGTGTCTTTACAATCCGCGACAACTTCCTCTACTGCTTCCTGTACACGCTCGGCTTCGTCTTCACGTACGTCGGGTGCGCCTACCTGAACCACTATAGCGCTGCCCTGTGCTCCATCGTTACCCAGCTCTCCTCGCCCGTCACAGCGCTCATGCTCGTCATTGTGCCGAGCTGGAACGTGCAGGTGGACGGCGACTCGCCGTGGTACTACAACATGTTCGCCATCTTCTTCCTGTGTGTCGCAGCTCTCATCTACGTCATGTGGGAAGAGATGACGGATGCCGAGAAGGTGCAAGCGGAGTACGAGCTCAAGatgaaggagctgcgcgtgcgtccgTCGTCGCACGAGGCGCCACATCTCGTCACGATGCAGGGGTGA